A portion of the Thalassotalea sp. LPB0316 genome contains these proteins:
- a CDS encoding peroxiredoxin yields MPVGHLQQLVNGNMTSHNTAELFANRKTVLFAVPGAFTPTCSAAHLPGYVVKADELFNKGVDQIICLSVNDAFVMSAWGEAQNAENIMMLADGDASYTKALGLEMDTESFGGVRSKRYAMIIENGVVTSLFIENPKEFEVSKAEVVLNDL; encoded by the coding sequence ATGCCTGTCGGCCACTTACAGCAATTGGTCAATGGCAATATGACATCACACAACACGGCTGAATTGTTTGCCAACCGCAAAACCGTTTTATTCGCCGTTCCTGGTGCATTCACACCAACCTGCTCAGCCGCTCACTTACCGGGATATGTCGTTAAAGCTGATGAGTTATTTAACAAAGGCGTTGATCAAATCATTTGCTTATCGGTTAACGATGCCTTTGTTATGTCTGCTTGGGGCGAAGCACAAAATGCTGAAAACATTATGATGCTAGCCGATGGCGATGCCAGTTATACCAAAGCGCTCGGTTTAGAGATGGATACCGAAAGTTTCGGTGGTGTGCGCTCCAAGCGTTATGCCATGATCATTGAAAATGGTGTGGTAACTAGCTTATTCATTGAAAACCCTAAAGAATTTGAAGTTAGTAAAGCCGAAGTCGTGTTAAACGATTTATAA
- the ftnA gene encoding non-heme ferritin yields MLKPEMVEKLNEQINLEFFSSNLYLQMSAWCEEQGFEGAAEFMRKHAVEEMDHMNRLFTYVSETGAMPIIGTIEAPSHQFSSLGEVFQETYKHECLVTERINALAHAAFQSQDYSTFNFLQWYVAEQHEEEKLFKGILDKLELVGENGQALFFIDKDLAELAKTGSPSIMTDAGA; encoded by the coding sequence ATGTTAAAGCCGGAAATGGTCGAAAAACTTAACGAACAAATTAACCTAGAATTTTTCTCATCAAACCTATATTTACAAATGAGTGCTTGGTGTGAAGAGCAAGGCTTTGAAGGTGCAGCTGAGTTTATGAGAAAACACGCGGTTGAAGAAATGGATCATATGAACCGTTTATTCACTTACGTCAGTGAGACCGGTGCAATGCCGATTATTGGTACGATTGAAGCGCCATCACATCAGTTTTCGTCGTTAGGTGAAGTTTTTCAAGAAACTTACAAGCACGAGTGTTTAGTGACAGAGCGCATTAATGCGCTAGCTCACGCGGCATTTCAGAGCCAAGATTATTCTACCTTTAACTTCTTACAATGGTACGTTGCCGAGCAGCACGAAGAAGAAAAACTTTTTAAAGGTATTTTAGACAAGCTTGAACTTGTCGGTGAAAATGGCCAAGCGTTATTTTTTATCGACAAAGACTTAGCAGAGCTGGCAAAAACAGGCTCACCAAGTATTATGACAGACGCTGGTGCTTAA